A single window of Longimicrobium sp. DNA harbors:
- a CDS encoding sigma-70 family RNA polymerase sigma factor produces MADPPLAPSSPESPDGLDGLFPLVYDELRRMAHNRMRHERGGHTLSTTGLVHEAYLKLAGQTRAEWRDRGHFLAVAAQAMRRVLVDHARRHGAARRGGGAQRVSLDEAELAVDEQADALVALDVALTRLAALDERMCRVVECRFFAGLTDEETAAVLGVAPRTVWRDWVKARGWLHRELYG; encoded by the coding sequence ATGGCTGACCCACCCCTCGCCCCCAGCTCGCCCGAAAGCCCCGACGGGCTCGACGGGCTGTTCCCGCTGGTATACGACGAGCTGCGGCGCATGGCCCACAACCGCATGCGCCACGAGCGGGGCGGGCACACGCTCAGCACCACCGGGCTGGTGCACGAGGCCTACCTGAAGCTGGCGGGGCAGACCCGCGCCGAGTGGCGCGACCGGGGACACTTCCTCGCGGTGGCCGCGCAGGCCATGCGCCGGGTGCTGGTGGACCACGCGCGACGGCACGGCGCAGCCCGGCGCGGCGGCGGCGCCCAGCGCGTGAGCCTGGACGAGGCGGAGCTGGCGGTGGACGAGCAGGCAGACGCGCTGGTGGCGCTGGACGTGGCGCTCACCCGTCTGGCGGCGCTGGACGAGCGGATGTGCCGGGTGGTGGAGTGCCGGTTCTTCGCCGGCCTCACCGACGAGGAGACGGCGGCGGTGCTGGGGGTGGCGCCGCGCACCGTCTGGCGCGACTGGGTGAAGGCCAGGGGCTGGCTGCACCGCGAGCTGTATGGCTGA
- a CDS encoding capsule assembly Wzi family protein codes for MPPRRSSTRFLPLLLALAIPLGAQEPRDSAAAPELAPGGAVRALTTIGGAAEEGLRDAQLRGRAPVDGFLVRSPSSLAADRGNGVWIVAPEATFAWNSAIPFSINDGALWAARGLSGLVMTGVQAQAGPVRLVLAPEMSYTENGAFDDILPYDWGPEQRARYRAPWQSGTHSIDLPVRPGGGERRRIHPGQSSLTVRAGAVALGAATENQWWGPGVRNAVLLGGQAAGIPHLFLRTARPLSTPLGRVEARWIAGGLRESEWFNTDASDDWRSLSAAAVVLTPVDGVSLGVARSVYSGADGGAGVLKNGADVLLRWRGAGDTLAARPFEQMTSLFGRMVLPADGAEAYAEWVRYRLPGSVRELMERPEHTQGYTVGMQWLRPAPGGSVRLQAEHTYLEKSPSYRALPTGSYYASAAVPQGYTHEGQVIGSPVGPGASGQWLGVDWLGRGARAGIFAGRIRWANDALYDKPAPNAAFRGHDVTLLAGLRGAADVGGARVSAEWTAGKRWNYLFQGYAFDWNQRENAVNVVNHTLRLQVSAAPGRSAGRAP; via the coding sequence ATGCCGCCGCGACGTTCATCGACACGCTTTCTGCCCCTTCTCCTGGCCCTCGCGATCCCGCTGGGCGCGCAGGAGCCGCGCGACTCCGCGGCCGCGCCGGAGCTAGCCCCGGGGGGAGCCGTCCGCGCGCTGACCACCATCGGCGGGGCGGCCGAAGAAGGGCTGCGCGACGCGCAGCTGCGCGGGCGGGCGCCGGTGGACGGCTTCCTGGTCCGCTCGCCCTCGTCGCTCGCCGCCGACCGGGGGAACGGGGTGTGGATCGTGGCGCCCGAGGCCACGTTCGCCTGGAACTCAGCGATTCCGTTCTCCATCAACGACGGCGCGCTCTGGGCCGCCAGGGGGCTCAGCGGCCTGGTGATGACCGGCGTGCAGGCCCAGGCCGGCCCGGTGCGGCTGGTGCTGGCCCCGGAGATGTCGTACACCGAGAACGGCGCCTTCGACGACATCCTCCCGTACGACTGGGGACCGGAGCAGCGGGCCCGCTACCGGGCGCCCTGGCAGAGCGGCACCCACTCCATCGACCTGCCGGTGCGGCCGGGAGGCGGTGAGCGGCGGCGGATCCATCCCGGGCAGTCGTCGCTGACGGTGCGCGCCGGCGCCGTGGCGCTCGGCGCGGCGACGGAGAACCAGTGGTGGGGCCCCGGCGTGCGAAACGCCGTGCTCCTGGGCGGGCAGGCCGCGGGCATTCCCCACCTGTTCCTGCGCACGGCCCGGCCGTTGAGCACGCCGCTGGGCCGGGTGGAGGCGCGGTGGATCGCGGGGGGGCTCCGCGAGTCGGAGTGGTTCAACACCGACGCGAGCGACGACTGGCGCTCCCTGAGCGCGGCCGCGGTGGTGCTGACGCCGGTGGACGGGGTGTCGCTGGGGGTGGCGCGCTCCGTGTACTCCGGCGCGGACGGCGGGGCGGGGGTGCTGAAGAACGGCGCCGACGTGCTCCTTCGCTGGCGCGGCGCGGGCGACACCCTGGCCGCGCGGCCCTTCGAGCAGATGACGAGCCTGTTCGGGCGCATGGTCCTCCCCGCCGACGGGGCCGAGGCCTACGCCGAGTGGGTGCGCTACCGCCTTCCCGGCTCGGTGCGCGAGCTGATGGAGCGTCCCGAGCACACGCAGGGGTACACCGTGGGGATGCAGTGGCTGCGCCCGGCTCCCGGCGGGAGCGTGCGCCTGCAGGCCGAGCACACCTACCTGGAAAAGAGCCCCTCCTACCGCGCCCTGCCGACGGGAAGCTACTACGCCAGCGCCGCCGTTCCGCAGGGCTACACCCACGAGGGCCAGGTGATCGGGTCCCCCGTGGGTCCCGGCGCCTCGGGACAGTGGCTGGGGGTGGACTGGCTGGGGCGGGGCGCGAGGGCAGGGATCTTCGCGGGGAGGATCCGCTGGGCCAACGACGCGCTGTACGACAAGCCCGCGCCCAACGCGGCGTTCCGCGGCCACGACGTCACCCTGCTGGCGGGTCTTCGCGGCGCGGCCGACGTGGGCGGGGCGCGCGTCAGCGCGGAGTGGACCGCCGGCAAGCGCTGGAACTACCTGTTCCAGGGCTACGCCTTCGATTGGAACCAGCGGGAGAACGCCGTGAACGTGGTGAACCACACCCTTCGCCTGCAGGTGTCCGCGGCGCCGGGGCGGAGCGCCGGGAGGGCGCCATGA
- a CDS encoding 3'(2'),5'-bisphosphate nucleotidase CysQ, producing the protein MPQASSILPAGAYRAELRAAVRAARAGARAAMPFYGEQASRAKDDGSPVTAADEAAHRAIARVLAREFPDDAVLSEEARDPAGRMDARRVWIVDPLDGTREFLARNGEFAVMVGLAVDGRAVAGAVVLPATGVLYAAAEGQGAWVAHEGRRRRLRARPAPAGAPRLVGSRSHPDPLLVTMQEALGITDVRPAGSVGIKCALVAEGERDLYVHPVPYLKEWDTCAPEVVLREAGGTVTDCRGEPLAYNKADPRQPHGILAAAPGVAERAGPVLMRVYAAAAGGGE; encoded by the coding sequence ATGCCGCAGGCCTCATCCATCCTCCCCGCCGGCGCCTATCGGGCCGAGCTTCGCGCCGCCGTACGAGCCGCGCGCGCCGGCGCCCGCGCCGCCATGCCCTTCTACGGCGAGCAGGCCAGCCGCGCCAAGGACGACGGCTCGCCCGTCACCGCCGCCGACGAGGCCGCCCACCGCGCCATTGCGCGGGTGCTGGCGCGCGAGTTTCCCGACGACGCCGTGCTTTCGGAGGAGGCGCGCGACCCGGCCGGCCGGATGGACGCGCGGCGGGTGTGGATCGTGGACCCGCTGGACGGCACGCGCGAGTTCCTGGCCCGCAACGGCGAGTTCGCCGTGATGGTGGGGCTGGCCGTGGACGGGCGCGCCGTGGCGGGGGCGGTGGTGCTTCCCGCCACGGGGGTGCTGTACGCCGCCGCGGAGGGGCAGGGCGCCTGGGTGGCGCACGAGGGCCGGCGCAGGCGGCTGCGGGCCCGTCCCGCGCCGGCGGGGGCGCCGCGGCTGGTGGGCTCGCGCTCGCACCCGGACCCCCTGCTGGTGACCATGCAGGAGGCGCTGGGCATCACCGACGTGCGCCCGGCGGGCTCGGTGGGGATCAAGTGCGCGCTCGTGGCCGAGGGCGAGCGCGACCTGTACGTGCACCCGGTGCCGTACCTGAAGGAGTGGGACACCTGCGCACCCGAGGTGGTGCTGCGCGAAGCCGGCGGCACCGTCACCGACTGCCGGGGCGAGCCGCTGGCCTACAACAAGGCCGATCCGCGCCAGCCCCACGGCATTCTCGCGGCCGCGCCCGGCGTGGCCGAGCGCGCGGGGCCCGTGCTGATGCGGGTGTACGCCGCGGCGGCGGGAGGGGGGGAGTGA
- a CDS encoding capsule assembly Wzi family protein, translated as MAVSAKAASLTVPVLKAVRLTALAAVVLAAPLAGQSADVRLEATAGSEAEQYLRVLQVSGRAPLYPWSLRAFSPAELDRLVGREAAHPWAARTGRDSAARGAGLRVIRPGVGLVFNATAPDGGNDGPVWAGRGVTAMASAGVSLRAGPLSLRVEPQAFWAQNQAFALMDNGREGRLRFADPQVPGGIDAPQRFGDRPYARLDPGQSTLRLDVLGLAAGLSTANQQWGPGDEYPLVLGTNAGGFLHAFAGTATPWNLGIGRVHGRVIWGAAEQSAYSSAEGQGRRLVTGLVGVFVPFGLDGLEVGGSRFFHTTWPAGGLSADHLLQPFQGFLKAGLDSTGVGSDKRSSPDNQVASVFARWVLPGSGAEFWGEYLRNDHNWDALDFVLEPDHSSGYALGGRKVWERGGRLVSLRAEWLDTQPSHLLLTGRGQGVMYSHSRSRQGHTHRGQILGSPAAFGGGGGTLALDVFHDAGRWSVDLARTRVRGPVTRTPSPDEKVDVVHSLGGEALLFRPGFDLLLRVRAGYEMNRHYAGDAVNVSAAVGGRIGF; from the coding sequence ATGGCTGTTTCGGCGAAGGCCGCTTCCCTGACCGTTCCCGTGCTGAAGGCCGTCCGGCTGACGGCGCTGGCCGCCGTCGTGCTCGCCGCGCCGCTGGCCGGTCAGTCCGCCGACGTGCGCCTGGAGGCGACCGCCGGGAGCGAGGCCGAGCAGTACCTGCGCGTGCTGCAGGTGTCGGGGCGGGCGCCGCTGTACCCCTGGTCGCTGCGCGCGTTTTCGCCCGCCGAGCTCGACCGGCTGGTGGGGCGCGAAGCCGCGCACCCGTGGGCCGCGCGAACCGGGCGCGATTCGGCGGCGCGCGGAGCCGGGCTGCGGGTGATCCGGCCGGGGGTGGGGCTGGTGTTCAACGCCACGGCGCCGGACGGCGGCAACGACGGCCCGGTGTGGGCCGGACGCGGGGTCACGGCCATGGCCAGCGCGGGCGTGTCGCTGCGGGCCGGGCCGCTTTCGCTGCGGGTGGAGCCGCAGGCCTTCTGGGCGCAGAACCAGGCGTTCGCGCTCATGGACAACGGCCGCGAGGGAAGGCTGCGCTTCGCCGACCCCCAGGTGCCTGGCGGCATCGACGCCCCCCAGCGATTCGGCGACAGGCCCTACGCGCGGCTGGACCCGGGGCAGAGCACCCTCAGGCTCGACGTGCTGGGGCTGGCGGCCGGCTTGTCGACCGCCAACCAGCAGTGGGGGCCGGGCGACGAGTACCCGCTGGTGCTGGGAACGAACGCCGGCGGGTTCCTCCACGCCTTCGCGGGCACCGCCACGCCGTGGAACCTGGGGATCGGCCGGGTGCACGGGCGGGTGATCTGGGGCGCCGCCGAGCAGTCGGCGTACTCGTCGGCCGAGGGCCAGGGGCGCAGGCTGGTAACGGGGCTGGTGGGTGTCTTCGTCCCCTTCGGGCTCGACGGGCTGGAAGTGGGCGGATCGCGCTTCTTCCACACCACCTGGCCCGCCGGGGGGCTTTCCGCCGATCACCTGCTGCAGCCGTTCCAGGGCTTTCTCAAGGCGGGGCTCGACTCTACGGGGGTGGGCTCGGACAAGCGGTCGTCGCCCGACAACCAGGTGGCCTCCGTGTTCGCGCGCTGGGTGCTGCCGGGAAGCGGCGCGGAGTTCTGGGGCGAGTACCTGCGCAACGACCACAACTGGGACGCGCTGGACTTCGTGCTGGAGCCCGACCACTCGTCGGGGTACGCGCTGGGCGGCCGCAAGGTGTGGGAGCGCGGAGGGCGGCTGGTGTCGCTGCGGGCCGAGTGGCTCGACACGCAGCCCTCGCACCTGCTGCTCACCGGCCGCGGGCAGGGCGTGATGTACAGCCACAGCCGGTCGCGGCAGGGCCACACCCACCGCGGCCAGATCCTGGGCTCGCCCGCCGCCTTCGGGGGTGGGGGCGGCACGCTGGCGCTGGACGTCTTTCACGACGCCGGGCGCTGGAGCGTGGACCTGGCCCGCACCCGCGTGCGCGGCCCGGTGACTCGCACCCCGTCGCCCGACGAAAAGGTGGACGTCGTCCACTCGCTCGGGGGCGAGGCGCTCCTGTTCCGCCCCGGGTTCGACCTGCTGCTGCGGGTGCGGGCCGGCTACGAGATGAACCGCCACTACGCCGGCGACGCGGTGAACGTGTCCGCCGCCGTGGGCGGGCGCATCGGCTTCTGA
- the cysC gene encoding adenylyl-sulfate kinase, which produces MTGFAAGAQGAQGFTVWLTGLRGAGKGSIAQAVAAELARRGMPTELLAGGEFRQNISRGLGFSRDDRIANVRRIGYVAKLLTRNGVAVVTTAISPNRAARDECRRMIGRFVEVWVQCPLEVCEARDTEGLYRQARLGLIEDFTGIADDYEPPEDPELVVHSDRETAAQAAARIVRRLEELGYVPAERGGDPDEAMVKAQLKALQNR; this is translated from the coding sequence GTGACCGGGTTCGCGGCGGGCGCGCAGGGCGCGCAGGGGTTCACGGTGTGGCTCACCGGGCTGAGGGGGGCGGGGAAGGGCTCCATCGCCCAGGCGGTGGCGGCGGAGCTGGCGCGGCGGGGGATGCCCACCGAGCTGCTGGCCGGCGGCGAGTTCCGGCAGAACATCTCGCGCGGGCTGGGCTTTTCGCGCGATGACCGGATCGCCAACGTCCGGCGCATCGGCTACGTCGCCAAGCTGCTCACCCGCAACGGCGTGGCCGTGGTCACCACCGCCATCTCGCCGAACCGGGCGGCGCGCGACGAGTGCCGCCGGATGATCGGCCGCTTCGTGGAGGTGTGGGTGCAGTGCCCCCTGGAGGTGTGCGAAGCGCGCGACACCGAGGGGCTGTACCGCCAGGCGCGCCTGGGGCTGATCGAGGACTTTACGGGGATCGCCGACGACTACGAGCCGCCCGAAGACCCGGAGCTGGTGGTGCACTCCGACCGCGAAACCGCGGCACAGGCCGCCGCCCGCATCGTCCGCCGGCTCGAGGAGCTGGGGTACGTGCCCGCCGAGCGGGGGGGCGACCCCGACGAGGCGATGGTCAAGGCGCAGCTCAAGGCGCTCCAGAACCGGTAG
- a CDS encoding DASS family sodium-coupled anion symporter, translating to MSEAAGRESTLLEDPPGEFLWPADRPGDHLPPPPAPPAPRRRLSRGAALQWGASALGLAAAIAVFLAPTPAGLTPAGQAACAVFLVCTTLWITDLVPIGVTGLLAVSLLTLTGAMEAGDIYASFGNSAVFFIIGVFMLAAATIHSGLSKRLALFFLRRFEQGPHALAAGIMLTAVFMTVWMPAQATAAMLFPITVEISAAMGLRPKHSPYGKVLFLSLAWGAMVGSNASFLGSTRAPLALGILQSTYGQSITFGQWVAASLPLVLVGAAVGLLVLRLWFPREEVDLQAARDTIHRSVRELGRMGGRQAVVAGIVGATVCAWVVLGGKVDLAAIALLAAALLFLVRSLEWQDLDGYVHWGIVLMYGGAIALGQAVESTGAARWLVSGMVGTREVSPAVAIVVLALLTVLLTEFMSNAAAVAVMLPLAFSMSDQLPISPVAIVLTCSMAAGLDFTFPFSSAPNTIAYSSGYLRMRDMLGAGLVMTLLQVGLLLLAAWLYWPMIGVL from the coding sequence GTGAGCGAGGCGGCGGGGCGGGAATCCACCCTCCTGGAGGACCCGCCCGGCGAGTTCCTGTGGCCGGCCGACCGCCCCGGCGACCACCTTCCGCCCCCTCCGGCCCCCCCCGCGCCCCGGCGCCGGCTCAGCCGCGGCGCGGCGCTGCAGTGGGGCGCGTCCGCGCTGGGGCTGGCGGCGGCCATCGCGGTGTTCCTGGCGCCCACCCCCGCCGGGCTCACGCCGGCCGGGCAGGCTGCCTGCGCCGTCTTCCTGGTGTGCACCACGCTGTGGATCACCGACCTGGTGCCGATCGGGGTCACCGGGCTGCTGGCGGTGTCGCTGCTGACGCTCACCGGGGCCATGGAGGCCGGCGACATCTACGCGTCGTTCGGCAACTCGGCGGTGTTCTTCATCATCGGCGTCTTCATGCTGGCCGCGGCCACCATCCACTCGGGGCTCAGCAAGCGGCTGGCGCTCTTCTTTCTGCGCAGGTTCGAGCAGGGCCCGCACGCGCTGGCCGCCGGCATCATGCTCACCGCCGTGTTCATGACGGTGTGGATGCCCGCGCAGGCCACGGCGGCCATGCTCTTTCCCATCACGGTCGAGATCAGCGCGGCCATGGGGCTGCGGCCGAAGCACAGCCCATATGGCAAGGTGCTGTTCCTGTCGCTGGCGTGGGGCGCCATGGTGGGCTCCAACGCCTCGTTCCTGGGCAGCACCCGGGCGCCGCTGGCGCTGGGGATACTGCAGAGCACCTACGGGCAGTCCATCACCTTCGGCCAGTGGGTGGCGGCCTCGCTTCCCCTGGTGCTGGTGGGCGCGGCCGTGGGGCTGCTGGTGCTGCGCCTGTGGTTTCCGCGGGAGGAGGTGGACCTGCAGGCCGCGCGCGACACCATCCACCGCTCCGTTCGCGAGCTGGGGCGCATGGGCGGCCGCCAGGCGGTCGTCGCCGGGATCGTGGGCGCCACGGTGTGCGCGTGGGTGGTGCTGGGCGGCAAGGTAGACCTGGCCGCCATCGCCCTGCTGGCCGCGGCGCTCCTGTTCCTGGTCCGCTCGCTGGAGTGGCAGGACCTGGACGGCTACGTGCACTGGGGGATCGTGCTCATGTACGGCGGCGCCATCGCGCTGGGCCAGGCGGTGGAAAGCACCGGCGCGGCCCGGTGGCTGGTCTCGGGAATGGTGGGCACGCGCGAGGTTTCGCCGGCCGTGGCCATCGTGGTGCTGGCGCTGCTCACCGTGCTGCTCACCGAGTTCATGAGCAACGCGGCCGCGGTGGCCGTCATGCTTCCGCTGGCGTTCAGCATGTCGGACCAGCTTCCCATCAGCCCCGTGGCCATCGTGCTCACCTGCTCCATGGCGGCCGGGCTGGACTTCACCTTTCCCTTCAGCTCGGCGCCCAACACCATCGCCTATTCCAGCGGCTACCTGCGGATGCGCGACATGCTGGGCGCGGGGCTCGTGATGACGCTGCTGCAGGTGGGGCTGCTCCTGCTGGCCGCGTGGCTGTACTGGCCGATGATCGGGGTGCTGTGA